The region aagggggagacagagaacagaaccaaacataccaacaaaataaaataagtaggatagaaatgtacaagtaaaataaataaataaataaatgaatagagtaataaatatgtacaaccatatatacatatatacaggtgctgtggggaagggaaggaggtaagacggggggatggagagggggacgagggggagaggaaagaaggggctcagtctgggaaggcctcctggaggaggtgagctctcagcagggccttgaagggaggaagagagctagcttggcggatgggcagagggagggcattccaggcccgggggatgacgtgggccggggggtcgatggcgggacaggcgagagcgaggtacagtgaggagattagtggtggaggagcggagggtgcgggctgggcagtagaaggagagaagggaggtgaggtaggagggggcgaggtgatggacagccttgaagcccagggtgaggagtttctgcctgatgcgcagattgatcggtagccattggaggtttttgaggaggggagtaatatgtccagagcgtttctggacaaagataatccgggcagcagcatgaagtatggattgaagtggagagagacacgaggatgggagatcagagagaaggctcccctctccatccctgaaggGGCCCAATTATCAGGGGGTAATCTTGATCACTAGACAATGCCAACCAAGCCGTGCCTAGCTACCTGGGGTGATGGTGGGACACAGGGAACGACTCTATGACTCTTCAGAATGGATCCTAAATCAGGGTCTGCTGCTGTGTCTGGCTGCCCAGTTATCTGTGGGAAAGGATTCCATGTGCTCACCCGCAACTGGGGAAGGAAGTGATTATTTTGAGTTATTTGGAACCTGACCTCTTCCAGCTCCAGTAGATGCCCTCACCCTAGCGGAATGGGATTTGGGGAAAGGCAATTTTGTTTTTGTCCTCTCCACCCCTTTCAAGACTTGGCAGACTTTCTATTTTCCCAAAGCACAAACCTATCAAGTGGTTCATGTGTCTCCCCAACAATGCTTAGAATGCCAAAAGTAGGGTACCAAAAGTATTATCCATGAGAAAACTGGAGCTTACAGAGATCAGGGATGTGCCTTGTGGAAGGAAACCTAATTACCAGGATCCAGGATCTGGATAATCCTCCTCTCATCCCTGGGTGCTGACCATCAGGCCGTGCTGCCTCTCCTGCTGAGCAACTGTGGCAGGAGGTGTTCCCCGAagggccccccacctcccaggatCTGTCAGCCCTGGGCCGCGGATTTCAGGGAATTGCCCCGGTATGGGAACCCTTTTgtaaggtattcgttaagtactagctatgtgccaggcactgttctaagtgctggggtagacacaaggtaatcaggttggacatagtccctgtcccacttggggctcacactctcaatccccattttacatatgaggtaactgaggcccagagaagttacatgtcttgcccaagatcacgaggcagacacgtgacagggccagaattagaacccaggtccctccgactcccgggcccaggctcgatccatcaggccacgcttACCCTGGGAGAGTTTGCGGACGTAGCCTTGGTTGCTGAGGATGTACTCGATGCCCTGGTGCGAGTTCATGACGGCCCGCACGCAGCTAATGCAGGTGAGCTGGAGCAGCGCGTCCGAGATGCGGGCCACCCCGCGCCCCGACAGGCGGTCCAAGGCCTCCAGCAGCAGGTCCAGCCCGCACTGCTCCAGGAACTGCAGCATCCACGGGTCGTCGCTGCTCTCCAGGCGCTTCTTCAGGCCGGAGTAGTTCACCACCGAGGGGATCTGCAGGAGGCGGATGCAGAGCTCCGGCTCAGCGTTCTCCAGGTTGGCCTCCGTCTGATCCGTGTCCTGGGTCCCCAGTTTCTCCTTGAGGGCCGCCCATTTCTTCTGCGCACCTTCCTTCACCGACATCTTGGCTACCTGGACTACcgcggagagagggaggggaaggaaggagagagaaggaagccgGTTAAGGGAGCCGTGCGGATTGCTATTAGCCAGCAGGCCACAAGTTGGTAGGAAAGGAGGCTGGGCTGAAAGGCAACGAgtcaaggggagagaaggaatttaacaattaacttctctgtgcctcagttacctcatctataaaatgggggttgagactgtgagctctatgagggacaacctgaatagcttgtatctaccccagtgcttagaacagtgcttggcacatagtaagtgcttaccaaatgccaacattattattattaataatatggaCTGGGTCTAAACTGAcaagcttgcacctaccccagcacttagtacagtgcctggcacatagtaagcacataacgtacaaacaaactaacaaaaactGTGAAATCAGACCACATGGCAGGGCTGCTtttataccactgactgacttatCGCTTGGCCTCTTGTCTGTAGGGGTCATGacgaccaactctattttactttactcccccaagcacttagtataatattctgcgcacagtaagtgctctataaataccaacgATCGATGATTGATTGGTCCGGCTGGCAAAATGGGCTGGGCTCAA is a window of Tachyglossus aculeatus isolate mTacAcu1 chromosome 1, mTacAcu1.pri, whole genome shotgun sequence DNA encoding:
- the LOC119929087 gene encoding inverted formin-2-like; the protein is MEVAKMSVKEGAQKKWAALKEKLGTQDTDQTEANLENAEPELCIRLLQIPSVVNYSGLKKRLESSDDPWMLQFLEQCGLDLLLEALDRLSGRGVARISDALLQLTCISCVRAVMNSHQGIEYILSNQGYVRKLSQALDTSNIMVKKQVFELLAALCIYSPEGHELALDALEHYKTVKNQQYRFSVIMSELSNSDNVPYVITLLSVINAVILGTEELWARTQLRNEFIGLQLLDILTKLR